One region of Halohasta litchfieldiae genomic DNA includes:
- a CDS encoding phosphoglycolate phosphatase produces MAPPLALDIDGTLTTPTHQIDPRVFEQLPDWPAPVVIATGKSFPYPIALCHFLGIPERVIAENGGVVCVDDQLSFQGDRSTAEAAIDRFETKGGDLGWGEADTTNRWRETEIAASLDADEELLRSVADEFGLEVVDTGYAYHLKTPGVEKGDGLRAVTEQLDLDPSEFVAIGDSINDVSMFGVAGESYAVANADDRALAAADTVTEASYFDGTLSVLESLVADDY; encoded by the coding sequence ATGGCTCCACCGCTCGCGCTTGATATCGATGGCACGCTCACGACGCCGACCCACCAGATCGATCCTCGCGTGTTCGAACAGCTCCCCGACTGGCCAGCTCCGGTCGTGATCGCCACGGGCAAATCGTTTCCCTACCCAATCGCACTCTGTCACTTTTTGGGAATCCCCGAGCGCGTCATCGCCGAAAACGGCGGCGTCGTCTGTGTTGACGACCAGCTGTCGTTTCAGGGCGACCGGTCGACCGCCGAGGCGGCCATTGATCGCTTCGAGACGAAGGGCGGTGATTTGGGGTGGGGTGAGGCCGACACCACGAATCGGTGGCGAGAGACCGAAATCGCCGCCTCGCTGGACGCCGACGAGGAACTGCTGCGCTCGGTGGCCGACGAGTTCGGCTTGGAAGTCGTCGACACCGGCTACGCCTACCATTTAAAAACGCCGGGCGTCGAGAAGGGCGACGGACTCCGCGCGGTCACCGAGCAGTTGGACCTCGACCCAAGTGAGTTCGTCGCCATCGGTGACAGTATCAATGACGTCTCGATGTTCGGGGTCGCTGGTGAATCGTATGCAGTCGCCAACGCCGACGACCGTGCGCTGGCGGCGGCCGACACCGTCACAGAGGCTTCTTACTTCGATGGCACGCTGTCGGTGCTGGAGTCGCTCGTAGCCGACGACTACTGA
- a CDS encoding translation initiation factor IF-5A, whose amino-acid sequence MPREQKQVRELQEGSYVMMDDAPCKINHYSTAKPGKHGSAKARVEGKGVFDERKRSLSQPVDAKVWVPIIERKQGQVVSVTGDDAQVMDLDTYETFTMRIPEGETFESDMDIEYLEYEGQRKVV is encoded by the coding sequence ATGCCGCGAGAACAGAAGCAGGTTCGCGAACTCCAAGAGGGAAGCTACGTGATGATGGACGATGCACCGTGCAAGATCAACCACTATAGTACGGCCAAGCCGGGCAAACACGGCAGTGCCAAGGCCCGTGTCGAAGGCAAGGGCGTCTTCGACGAGCGCAAACGTAGTCTCAGCCAGCCCGTCGACGCCAAGGTCTGGGTGCCGATCATCGAGCGAAAGCAGGGACAGGTCGTCTCTGTGACCGGTGACGACGCCCAAGTGATGGACCTCGATACCTACGAGACGTTCACCATGCGTATTCCGGAGGGCGAAACCTTCGAGAGCGATATGGATATCGAATACCTCGAGTACGAGGGCCAGCGAAAGGTCGTGTAA
- the speB gene encoding agmatinase, with product MFPGATVDREAASYVVVGAPLDVTTTFQAGTRFGPDRIRRFAESYDNYDHRTDQRFTDLGVHDAGDIRPWDDVAEYCDYLGGQLRDIVWDEVIPIVLGGEHTVSRPAVEAVDPDVFVCLDAHLDLRDEYDGNTWSHACVTRRVLETVDEAVILGARTGSEAEWDRAEEDDVTVVAPESVDDWLADPPGFGEQSVYLSVDIDAADPGFAPGTGTMEPFGLTPRQMRDVVRAVAPHCDGFDVVEVNDRDDGQAAALAGKLLREFVFSHAVSD from the coding sequence ATGTTTCCCGGCGCGACTGTCGACCGCGAGGCTGCTTCCTACGTGGTCGTCGGCGCGCCCCTCGACGTCACGACCACCTTTCAAGCCGGGACCCGCTTCGGTCCCGACCGCATTCGCCGTTTTGCAGAGAGTTACGATAACTACGACCACCGGACGGACCAGCGATTCACCGACCTCGGGGTCCACGACGCGGGCGACATCCGCCCATGGGACGACGTTGCGGAGTACTGCGACTACCTCGGCGGTCAGCTCCGCGATATCGTCTGGGACGAGGTGATTCCCATCGTGCTCGGTGGCGAGCATACGGTTAGCCGCCCGGCTGTCGAGGCTGTCGACCCCGACGTGTTCGTCTGTCTCGACGCCCACCTAGACCTCCGAGATGAGTACGACGGCAACACATGGAGCCACGCCTGCGTGACTCGGCGCGTGCTTGAGACTGTTGACGAAGCAGTGATTCTCGGTGCACGAACCGGCTCCGAAGCCGAGTGGGACCGAGCCGAGGAAGACGATGTGACCGTGGTTGCACCCGAATCGGTCGACGATTGGCTGGCCGATCCACCGGGATTCGGGGAACAGTCGGTCTATCTGAGTGTCGACATCGATGCCGCCGATCCGGGCTTTGCGCCCGGCACGGGAACGATGGAACCGTTTGGACTCACGCCTCGGCAGATGCGGGATGTGGTTCGGGCGGTTGCACCGCACTGTGATGGCTTTGATGTCGTGGAGGTCAACGATCGCGACGACGGCCAAGCCGCCGCGCTTGCGGGGAAACTGCTCCGGGAGTTCGTTTTCTCACACGCAGTGTCGGACTGA
- a CDS encoding metallophosphoesterase family protein — MRGRQFRQFGSTVMARLTAPTAPRPTRLAVVADPHVSTRATDSPKQFEKTASLFKSTIMDINSRDVNAVLSVGDLTKDGAPWDFDRVDDLLAELDAPFFAVPGNHDVPKTFDDHRSASRGRFIDHYTPGTLPYQIEVGGVDIFALDSAWTADGDLRDSHDGRITDDQLAWLTDRIETADCPLVFTHHNLPPTARQAEASGVASGIDMSGVPIMRNGDEVMETLAAAGVPLVVTGHIHLPGVAHYDSPTVGDGTVTEVTSPATCTFPQAYLLLDIDSRGTTVRYVPIASERESLDAYHARLGGTDVDRGQAALGAIRTAQFPLHEEWVPTQSRPQQPPTSPRSRSPSVDN, encoded by the coding sequence ATGCGTGGTCGCCAGTTTCGGCAGTTCGGCAGCACAGTGATGGCCCGGCTCACTGCCCCCACAGCCCCGCGTCCCACACGGCTGGCGGTCGTCGCGGACCCCCACGTGTCGACGCGGGCCACAGACTCTCCAAAGCAGTTCGAAAAAACTGCCTCGCTATTTAAATCGACTATCATGGACATCAACAGCCGCGATGTGAACGCGGTCCTTTCGGTCGGAGATCTCACGAAGGACGGCGCGCCGTGGGATTTCGACCGCGTCGACGACCTGCTGGCGGAGCTCGACGCACCCTTCTTCGCGGTCCCCGGCAACCACGACGTGCCGAAAACGTTCGACGACCATCGCTCGGCCTCCCGTGGCCGGTTTATCGACCACTACACGCCGGGGACGCTCCCCTACCAGATCGAGGTCGGCGGCGTCGACATCTTCGCCCTCGACAGCGCGTGGACAGCCGACGGCGACCTCCGAGATAGCCACGATGGCCGCATTACCGACGACCAACTGGCATGGCTCACCGACCGGATCGAGACGGCCGACTGTCCGCTTGTTTTCACACACCACAATCTCCCGCCGACGGCCCGACAGGCCGAAGCCTCCGGTGTGGCCTCCGGCATCGATATGTCCGGTGTGCCGATCATGCGGAACGGCGACGAGGTGATGGAAACGCTGGCGGCTGCTGGCGTTCCGCTGGTCGTCACTGGTCACATTCATCTCCCCGGCGTCGCCCACTACGATAGCCCAACGGTCGGTGACGGGACCGTGACGGAGGTCACCTCGCCAGCGACCTGCACGTTCCCGCAGGCGTACCTCCTGCTCGATATCGATAGCCGCGGAACGACGGTGCGGTACGTCCCAATCGCTTCCGAGCGTGAGTCGCTGGACGCCTACCACGCCCGACTCGGTGGCACTGACGTCGACCGTGGACAGGCCGCGCTGGGAGCTATCCGAACCGCACAGTTCCCACTCCACGAGGAATGGGTCCCAACACAGTCCCGCCCACAGCAGCCGCCAACGTCACCGCGCTCACGTTCGCCGAGTGTCGACAACTAA